CAGCAGGTCGAGGATCGAGGCGGTGGTTTCAGGGTCCAGTGCCGAGGTCGCTTCGTCGCACAACAGGATCTGCGGATCGTGCACCAGCGCGCGGGCGATGCCGACACGCTGCTTCTGACCGCCGGACAACTGCGCCGGATAGACGTGATGCTTCTGTTCCAGGCCTACCAGTTCCAGCAACTCGCGCACTTTGCGCTGACGCTCGGCCTTGGCCACGCCGGCGACCTTCAAGGGGAGCTCGACGTTCTGCCACACGGTCTTGGCCGACATCAGGTTGAAGTGCTGGAAGATCATGCCGATGCGCCGGCGCAGCGACACCAGGCGATCCTCGTCGAACGGAGCGATGTCGACCTGGTCGATCAGCACGCGCCCTTCGCTGGGTTGCTCCAGGCGGTTGATGGTGCGCAGCAGTGACGACTTGCCGGCGCCGCTGCGGCCGATGATGCCGAAGATCTCGCCGCGGCGGATGTTCAGGTCGATGCCGTGCAGGGCAGGGTGAGCTTGCCCGGGGTAGGTCTTGCCCAACCCGATGAAGCGTACATGAGCCTCGTTCACCTCCGGGCGCAATACCTGCTCGCGCGCC
The Pseudomonas putida genome window above contains:
- a CDS encoding methionine ABC transporter ATP-binding protein, giving the protein MSRASALRAPVPHATPAPAREQVLRPEVNEAHVRFIGLGKTYPGQAHPALHGIDLNIRRGEIFGIIGRSGAGKSSLLRTINRLEQPSEGRVLIDQVDIAPFDEDRLVSLRRRIGMIFQHFNLMSAKTVWQNVELPLKVAGVAKAERQRKVRELLELVGLEQKHHVYPAQLSGGQKQRVGIARALVHDPQILLCDEATSALDPETTASILDLLRDINQRLGLTIVLITHEMAVIRDICQRVVVLERGEVVEQGEVWQVFGAPRHEVTRTLLAPLQTKLPAALQANLRAQPVSQDAAVVLRLQLVGEPELSALFTDLGGRVRLLQGGVETIGEHALGQLVLAVRGSALGAHQLLERARRWAADVEVLGYVD